The genomic window CGGGCCAGCACGACGAAGGGCACGACCCCGGTGAAGTAGCGCCGGTAGGTGGCAAAGCGATCGTCGTCGTGGCGCGCCTCGCCCGGAGGGCGGTAGACCAGCGACCCGTCGAGTTCGCACAACACGCCCACCTCCTGCAGCAGCGCCGCCCCGCTCTCCCCCAGCTCGGACAGCCGCCCGTACGCGAGACGGTGCAACCCGATGAGCGCCTGCCGCCCGCTCCCACTGAGCACGGCACCGCTTTCGACACCCGCGCGCAGGTCCCGCAGGAGGTTCGTGAGTCGCTCCGGCGTGCTGTGCTCGAGGTCGGTGATCCCGCACAGCCGGCGCAGTTCGGACGACATCGCTGTCTTCCGGTGCAGCAGCGGTAGAAAGCGCAGTGGACTGTTGGCCATGCCGGCGTCGGACGGAGGGTTCTCCGCCCACCAGACCGCACCGGGTGCCGCGCCTTCGGGCTGCGGTTCGCCGGCCAGCGATGTCGGCACCCACCGCTCGGCCGTGAGCTGCAGCGCGAGCGTGCTGACGCCGCGATCGTCGACACCGGTGCGGTACCTGACCCCATGCCGCCCGTGACCGGCGTCGCTGCAGGACTGGCAGAAGGCGGCCGCGGTCATGAGCTGGCCGTACAGCCCGGCGCCCGTGTCCAGCAGCGCCGCGACCGCAAGCCGTCCCGCGACGTCGGGCTGATCGAGGACCCAGCGGAAGCGGAAGTCCTCCGACACGCGGACGTTCAGGTGCCCGCGCCCAGCCCACCTGGGCGCGTCGAAGTCCCACCAACCGGCATCGACGCCGGGACGCAACCGACTCCGGAGCCCTGCCCACGGGCGCTCGGGGTTCTGAGTCTCGCGCCGGTTCTCGTGCGCCTCGACGGGAAGCACCTCCCAGACGCCGAGACGCAGCAGGAATGCCAGTCGCTCACGCTGGAGGGTGCGGCCGTCGAGCACGAGGTGGCGAGCAGCCTTCCTTCGTGGGGCGGCGTCCGGATCGGCCTCGTCGTCTGGGTCGGCCGCGTCGTCGTCCAACAGGCCGGTCAGCTCGGGCAGGAGCGGAAGCACCTGCTGGGGCGCGCCGAGCAGAGCGCCGTCGTCCGGCGCCACCTGACCGAGCGCCCGGTAGGTGGCGGCGCGCGTGGTCGTCGCCTGGTCCGCGGGCGCCCAGGTCTCGAGCCAGTCGGCCCAGTCGTCGCCGAACGCCAGGGTGCCGGCGGGGCGCCAGCTGCCGTCGCGAGCCGGTAGTCGGACGTCGCTCAGCCGCCGCTGCCGGCGCTGCTTCGCGCGGTCGTTCTCGGTGAGCTCAGCCCTGCCCGGCTGGCACCAGAACCACTGGGCGGGGTCGAGGGTAGCGACGAGGTGAGCCCCCTTCGCCGTGCCGAACTCGTGCCCTCGCTCGCGGGCCAGCAGGCTCCAGAGGAAGGTGACAACCTCACCGCCCTCGGCGTCCTGCACCGCGGCGAGCCGGTCGAGGACGGTGTCGACGGTGAAGGGGCGAACCCCCAGGGGCTTGGCCCGATCGCCGTCGGCCTCGCTGGCAAGCAGCCCATCGCGGAGGAAGACGACGTCCATCGCAGCGGGAGGCTGCAGGGCCGCCCCGGCCTCGCGTACCCGGCCCATGACCAGCGAACTGGTGCGGCCGCGGACGCCATCCTCCGGTGCCGGCAGCGGGAACAACCGCCGGCCTCCGTCAGGTGCCGGCACCGGCAGCAGCCGGGCCTGCGGGTCACCGCGCAGCGATGTCAGCAGTTCTTCGCAGCGCCGCCGGTCGAGCGCCTGCAGGACCGTCACGAGATCGAGCAGCGCACGGAATCCGTTGTCCTCACCGCCCTCCGGCCACGGCGATGACGACCCGGGACGCAGCAACGTGCCGACCTCCGCCCAGACCTCCTCGACGTCGGTCGGCCGCCGGGCCAGCAGCAGCGCGCGTGCCGCGCCGCTGAGCGCCGGGTCGGCCACCCGGCGCTTCGACTGCCGCTCGAGGTACTCGGCGGGGAAGGTCGTGAGCAGCGCGTCGTCGAGCCGGCCGTCACCGGTGACGAGGCAGTCGACAGGCCGGGCCCGCCGCGGGGTGTCACCGCCCTCGGCGAGCGGGACCCACGCGACGTCGTCGAGGCCCGCCAACACGGCCTCACGGAAGCGGCGGGCGTGCGGGTCGTCCGGAGGCGTCGTCGCGGCCAACCGCTCCACGAGGCTCAGCAGATCGACAGCGCCGGTCTCCGCCAGGTCAGCCAGCGCCTGCACGCTCAGGCGACCCAGTGCCTCCAGCACCTCGCGGTTGCGAACGGCCGAACCCTCGTAGAAGCCGGTACGGGCGGCGTCGACCTCGAAGTAGCCGTGCAACAGCAGCGGCAGACCGCTGGCGATGCGAGTCGGAAAAAAGAGGTGGAACGGCGCACCGGCGTCGCCCTCCAGCGGCGGCACCACCTCGGGCGGTCCCTCGCCGACCGGTTGCACCCGCACCCCAACGGCCGTCTCGTCGGCCAGGCCACCGTTGCCCTGCCGGTACAGGAACCAGCTGCTGCTCGGGGCGCCGTCCCGCCTAATCAGGACCGACTCGCGGACTATGCCGCCCGACAACAGCTCACGCGGCTGCCACGAGGGCGCAACGGTCCGGCGCGTGTTCGCGAGCCGGTCGTCGACGACCACCTCGTCGAACGTCCCGAGCAGCAGCAGGATCTGGTCGGTGACGTCGTCGTCCAGCGCCCGCCGCACGACCGCGAGCCAATCCTGCACCGGACCGGCTCCGGTGAACGGCAGGCGGATCACCGTGGTGAACCCCTCCGCCGCGAGCTCCGCCACGACGGGCGGCGGTTCCTCCACCCACCGCGGGAAGCGGAGCACGGGGACGGCATCGACCTCCCGCTCGACGTCGGGGACTTCGCTCAGGTACTTCTCCCAGCCGCTCGACCGCTCCCGGATCTGCAGCAAGGCGGCCTCGGCATCGAAGCGGACGGCGAGCCGAGGTCCCTGCGGGCCGAGCCCCGAGTACAGCTCAGGCGTGGCGGAGACCTCGAGGACCGACTTGAACCCGATCCCCTTGTGCCCGATCGCCTCGCCCTGAGCCTTCGTCGAACGGCCGATGTGGCCCAGCGAGTCGAGCACCACCTGCGCCGGGAACTCCGCGCCCTGGTTGGCCACGACGAGGGCCGGACCATCGGTATCGAGCACGACGCGGACCGGGCTGCGCTCTCCCGGGCCTGCCTGCAGCCGCCAGGCGTCGGCCGCGTTCTGCAGCAGCTCGATGAGGAACCGGCCGTGGTACTCACGGCCCAGCAATCGCTCCGCCCGAGCAAACGAGCACGTGGTCTGCACCTGCTCGGCGGTCTCGTGCACGGCCCGCTCGTGAATCCGGTCCTCGACCAGACGGCGGGCGCCCCCTATGACGTCGACGCTCATGGCGCGAACGCTACGGACAGCCACCCGGCGTGCGCAGACGGTCAGCACACCGCGTGTCGTCCGGAGCCGGTCCTGCCCGACACGCGTGCGGTCCTCACCGACATGACGCCGGTAAGGGGTGGATGAGCCGGATGTCCCCGACGGCCGTCCTGCTCCTGGCGACCGGCCGGGCAGCGCCGGGCTGAGCAATCACCACCACGAGAGTCGGTGCCGCCCCGTGGTTGCCCTTGCTCACCGCTACCGTCGCGGGCGGGACGCCAGTGCACGCAGCGGAACATCCACACTGCTAGACCGAACGAAAGGACTGGCACATGGGAAAGCGGCACGTGCCCGAAGCCGGGTGGAGCAAGGAAGGTGGGGATTGGTTCAACAGCTTGGACTGGGAGGATGCTCAATTTCTCTTGACGGGACAGGCGGGCGACGCTCGCACCGAAGATGATGAAGCGCGGCTTGCTAGGCTTCGAGAAGGCTACGAGAACGCGACGGGCGAGACTTGGGAATGACCGATCCTGGGCGCGCGCGGCGTCTTGACTGGAATCGCACCGAATTCTGAAGGGGTCGCCGGGGTAGGTCGAAGGACTCCCGAGAAGTCGGGACAAAGGAACATCTATCGGAACCTCGCAGCGGCTTAGTTCGATCCGATAGCCGATGTGGGCGGTAAGCGGGCCTCAACGAACAGACTGTCTGAGCGAGCGGCTGCAGGCCATCGCAAAGTACAAGATTGGCCAAGGAAACGAAGTGCTACTGGGTGTTCTCGCGGGTGTTGACGTCGTGCCAGATCGCCTCTTGTTCCAACCAGTAGAGGAAGTAGCGCGTCGCCTCATCTATGGTGCTGTTCAGGACTGGGTCGTCCTTGCTGGTGGACAAGTAGGTGGTTGCGTTGCGGCGGACCAGCCAGATCGTCGTGAACTGGCTGATTTCGCGCCGGATGCGTCGGGTGGCCGGCTGGGTCTCCAGGACACGGAAGTTCTCCACGAGGTCGCGCCAGACGTCCTCCGGTGCGGCCGCATTGGAGACCTCTGGCGGGAAGGTGAACCCGTAGTGCGCCAGGAACCGCCGGATGGCGTCTGCGCGCCGCCTCACCGACGGGGTCATCGCAATTCGACGGCCCGCCGGGGACGGTGCCTGGATGCTGAGGTCCAGGACCGGTTCGACGAGATCCTCGTAGTACAGCGAGAGCAGGTCATCGATGCTGGTCACGTCGTTACGCTCGGCGAGGATCGGCCGGATCCCCCACGGGTCGAGATCACCGAGTAGGTCCCACTCGGCGGCGCGGGACTGCAAGAAGAAGCCGATGCGGTCGGCCAGAGTCCGAGGGTTGGCATACGAGTCCCATGCGCCCGTCCCCTCGGTGAGGCTGTCGGCGACCCCCGCGCCGAGGTCACCCGACCATGTCGCGGCCGCCCAGTTGGTCCCGATGTCGAAGGAGGCGACCAGCGCCCTGGTGACCGTGACGGGGCGCTCGGGACGAGCCAGGGCGTCGAGGCCTACCAGCAGATGCTGCAGATCGACCCACCGCCCGTCCGGCGCGATCACCGCCTCATAGTCAAGGAACATCTGCCATCGACCGGCCTGATAGGCCAGTTTGTCCTGGTAGATCTTGCCGGGTGCCGCCCCGATAACCTCGTCGAAGGGTAGGTTTGACTTGTGGCTCCGTTGCCGAAGCATCGTGATTCGCTCGGCGAGCGGTGTCATCAGCGGTAGGGTGGTCTCCCACTCGCGCAGGTCGCGTCGGAACGCGTCCCAAGGGGCAGCGGCGATCGAGATCCCGCCGGCCGACAGCCATGCGAGCTGTCCCGCCGGAAGTAGCTTGCGCTGCACGTTCCCTTTGGACACCAGATCTTTGGACACCGACAGCGGTTCCTCCAGCTTGACCTGGTACCAGGTACGGCTGCTGCCGTCGGGGTCCGTGGTCGAGGCCTTGTCGAGGATGGCGACCCGCCCCTGGTGGCCGGCCAGGACGCCGAGGCTGGCTGCTGGCGGTCGCGCGGGATCGGTGCCCGCGCTCGGCCCGGCACGCAAGTGCAATTCGTCATGCGGATCGGTGCGCCCTTCCAACGGGGGCATCGCGGGGACCTTGTCGAGTCGCGTTGGCGTCGGAAAGACGGGCGCAGGCAACAGGGGACTCGTGAGGTTCGGGTCCGCACGCAGATAGCGCTGTAGGCCCGCTGGTAGGTACACGTATGCCAGCAGCAGGTGCTGCGGCGCAGCCGTCCTGGCGTCCAGTTGCACCCGCGACCGCACGAACAGCCGGCTGACATCGAGCGCGAGTGCTTGCTCTAGCGCCGCTCGGTCCTCGTTGGATCTCACGAGCACGCGTTGCCATTCGACCGCAGCGCTCCGCGGGTACTCCTGGGCTTTGCGCAGCATCAGGTACCCGGTGATGGCCTCGTCGATCTCATCGGCCGTCATGCCCGCCCGTTGAATTAGGAAAAGCTCGACGGTCAGCGGCAGGGCCGAGGAGAGCTGTTCGAGCGGCGCCCGCAGCCGATCCGGCCAGGTCGCGCCCCGCCGCCGCGCCGCCTCGATCAGGGACGACACCGACGCCGGTGGGACCGCAATCCGTCCCCTGGCCAAGATGGCGAGCTTCAGGTGCGCGGGGATCTCCCGATTGCCCGGCGCCACCCGGGGACGCCAGACGACAACCTTCTCCAGGACGCGACGCACGGCTCAGGAAGCGGTCAGGAGGTGGTTGACGGCGACCGGCAAACCTCTGGTCGGCTCGTGATAGTCGAGCTCCACCGGCCGGCTGAGCCCGCCGGGTACCCGCGTCAACGTCACGGTCAACGTCACGTCCGGCACGGGAACTCCTCACTCGCGGTCAGTCCGCCACCATCGGATGTCGCACCACTCTCAAGCCGGCCGGCTGCCAGAGCATCGCCACGACACACCGTTCCGTAGACCGACGGTGGTCGGCGAGGAAGCCGAGCACGGGTCCTCACCGGACAGGCTTGCGGCATGCCGTCCCCTAGTCGTCACGGTCCCGTCACGCGCCTCGCTGTGGGGTCCATCAACGATCTCGGACCGAGGCTCGCTGCTGAGAGGATCTGTCCATGCCAGAGCAGCGGCGGAGGTTTAACCCACAGGGAAGTGGTCGTCTGCCTGAGCGTGGGTCACGCCGCCGGCCTCCTTCTGAAGCTGAGCAGGCCGTTGATTCGAGTGCCATAGGGAGGCGCGAATTCGCTGCCGTAGTATGCCTCCAAGTGGCCCGAGTGGTTGGCTGGGTCCAGCATGCGGCCCTCCATTTTCACGGTGACCGACTTACCACGAATCTCCTCCG from Geodermatophilus normandii includes these protein-coding regions:
- a CDS encoding sacsin N-terminal ATP-binding-like domain-containing protein, coding for MSVDVIGGARRLVEDRIHERAVHETAEQVQTTCSFARAERLLGREYHGRFLIELLQNAADAWRLQAGPGERSPVRVVLDTDGPALVVANQGAEFPAQVVLDSLGHIGRSTKAQGEAIGHKGIGFKSVLEVSATPELYSGLGPQGPRLAVRFDAEAALLQIRERSSGWEKYLSEVPDVEREVDAVPVLRFPRWVEEPPPVVAELAAEGFTTVIRLPFTGAGPVQDWLAVVRRALDDDVTDQILLLLGTFDEVVVDDRLANTRRTVAPSWQPRELLSGGIVRESVLIRRDGAPSSSWFLYRQGNGGLADETAVGVRVQPVGEGPPEVVPPLEGDAGAPFHLFFPTRIASGLPLLLHGYFEVDAARTGFYEGSAVRNREVLEALGRLSVQALADLAETGAVDLLSLVERLAATTPPDDPHARRFREAVLAGLDDVAWVPLAEGGDTPRRARPVDCLVTGDGRLDDALLTTFPAEYLERQSKRRVADPALSGAARALLLARRPTDVEEVWAEVGTLLRPGSSSPWPEGGEDNGFRALLDLVTVLQALDRRRCEELLTSLRGDPQARLLPVPAPDGGRRLFPLPAPEDGVRGRTSSLVMGRVREAGAALQPPAAMDVVFLRDGLLASEADGDRAKPLGVRPFTVDTVLDRLAAVQDAEGGEVVTFLWSLLARERGHEFGTAKGAHLVATLDPAQWFWCQPGRAELTENDRAKQRRQRRLSDVRLPARDGSWRPAGTLAFGDDWADWLETWAPADQATTTRAATYRALGQVAPDDGALLGAPQQVLPLLPELTGLLDDDAADPDDEADPDAAPRRKAARHLVLDGRTLQRERLAFLLRLGVWEVLPVEAHENRRETQNPERPWAGLRSRLRPGVDAGWWDFDAPRWAGRGHLNVRVSEDFRFRWVLDQPDVAGRLAVAALLDTGAGLYGQLMTAAAFCQSCSDAGHGRHGVRYRTGVDDRGVSTLALQLTAERWVPTSLAGEPQPEGAAPGAVWWAENPPSDAGMANSPLRFLPLLHRKTAMSSELRRLCGITDLEHSTPERLTNLLRDLRAGVESGAVLSGSGRQALIGLHRLAYGRLSELGESGAALLQEVGVLCELDGSLVYRPPGEARHDDDRFATYRRYFTGVVPFVVLARDKGPVARRLGLTPFEVTVRRQAADAGTDVTAEMSDALAERLPELFAVLVHHSLGAQTLEPTSNEFETRSRRLQGLVVRQVADLVLDVEAVGTGRTVVVGEGSVHDLFLDGATTLTPVLFHDLDGPDWPRRLRTRLASHLAVLVENTAYTATFQLLLLAEDDAERERVLHDLGISTDDVDAVRLRLGAVTEMDRRTSRVWFDAVLSVLYGVPTSVGPHAAAELRAAGLPPEVAEQVAAAGGGQSVRTDAGPVLRLLDDAGVDLVALDRRLRDAGDPGLEVRAATQQLRAWKALHGRRLVAVLAGAGASEEAARAGVDGLLPPPVLALVLDPAPTRVLAGVGHLLTVAGLAPDVEALVANPLAELVRLARAQGPADLDERVDALYVDDERRRVLARLAASWRTETAFFGTLARTTPGETRAATRGHHDAVGQLLPSRVVQPSDLCACLPQVFVGRPGVQDRLAARLVDSVTAPGPDRAELLAELSDWLPVTLAETVETALAAPVKELVRQVRDRVGRLGAAGLAPTTPAGLATPTDRAPRRPGPTTVPRVTVDASVDQRKKRLGDEAESWALACVVRPLLALAPAERAAALEEVADLLRRDAQGAAVEAALAHLPAASSPDAEEEDLLADLAGLLHVSRHGDGFGYDLLGWLPTHEGAAPQPVALEVKSSAHGRFLLSRNEWATAQRFSAAGEGAAYAVLVVRRGASGATPARLDLLPDPVRLREKDLLRLEEDTYQVRYAVR